The Plasmodium relictum strain SGS1 genome assembly, chromosome: 8 DNA window actGTCTTTTAATTGTATCTACATTaatgtaattaaaatatatgtataaaacttttaaaatttgtttCTCTTACAAatcttataaatattattaataattgaaaactattttaaatatttttttacattgtTGTAAGTATTaatgttattattaattttattttttttttgtggttaaaatttatcatttatattattattataaaattttcttttaaattaagtGATAAAGTTGTATATGTATTATGATTGGAggattttctctttttatataaaacttttaatataataaaattatatcaagtatattaatatatcttttttactGATAATAGAAAAGGTAAATTACCATAGGAAAATGTTTAAATctctaaaataatataaaataaaagaattatatacatatatattataaaataatgagAAAAACAAATTAGTAATGCAAGTTATATgcatatacatatatgtgtatatatatacaaagaaaaaataagtttTGAATAGGAAAAGTTATAACATTTAATGTGAacttgaaaaaataaaaaatgagtaaaaataaataattaccTATTGaaaatttgataaaaaaaaaaaaaaaaatcattataCTATATTAtggaaaaacaaaaaaagacaaataatttataagaaataaagaatatattaatttgatACAAAACAAATAACCCAtatgttaaaaatatttatttaataatataataattaaaaaaaaaaatgaactttttatttttttatttttttttcttacagaaaaaataaagcataaattctcttatctcttaatttatatatataaagtactaaaaagtatattaaattcaaatattcatataaaaattttctttaaatatatgcTTTTTCAATGTAGCAATACATATAAAGacaataaatataatgataaaatcaatgtatttattttaattatataaataataaattttttatttaatactttagatatatgtatatattatactttttcataattcattgattttttttacatattcaCTATTTCtgtttttcattaatttttttcttaagcCTTCTTCTATAATTTTGccatcttttaatatataaatataatcaCAATTATTAATCGTCGTTGTTTTatgagaaatatttataatagtaCAATTtggtaaatatttttttatgttcgaaaatatttttaattcgtTATATGAATCTAATGCACTGAATGCTTCatctaaaattaaaatttgcGGTTTTTTTATGATTGCTCTGGCTAATGATATTTTTTGCTTTTGGCCTCCTGAcaatattttatcattaattttatgaaaaaatttatcaCTATAAGAATTTATTACATCTTTTAGGAGGACAATTTTACATACTTTCATGATTTCCTTATATAGCTTTTTTATGAAATGCACtttatatttgttataactttttttttttttttgttcttgaATTAAtctaatatttattttctttccGCACATTAAGCATCTTTTAAAATTGAAATCCTTATTTTCTTCAACTATCCCATTATTATGGAAATATTCTTGATTTGATTTtgatacatttttttttttattatcttcatttaaaaaatcatgATCTAAGAATAAATGGATAcacttatttatattatcttggtttaatttgaaattataatttaaatgtgataaaattttattctcTTTTGTTACGCAGTTATAAGAATAAAGTATATTGTATATTATTGTATCACTAAATAAATAGCTTTCTTCTTCTATCAcagaaatttttttagtcaaaatatatttagatacattttttatattttcattatctaataaaatattgccgtattttatattatataatcgTGAGCataattttgataaatatTCTTTTCCTGAATCGTTATAACATAAAATCCCATATGTATATTTCTgtgaaaaatttaaattaatatttgataaaattttattcttaGGATATTTTGCAAAATAAAAGTCCacattttcaaaaattaaagtacttccttttttttcatctttcaTATTATCCATCATTAAGTTTTcatttatgtatttataattttcatcaATAAACTTTAGAATTTCTAATTCTTTTATAGCGTTCTGTATTATGCAtggaaatatattattaaaatttttttttttttttttttttaaaatttctttgtaatttataCATTTAGGTTTTGATAATTGTAAATTACCTTTTTCAATGTTACATTCATACTTATTCAGAGaacttaatttattatttttgtataaatcATTAGTATATTCTGTATGTTTTGCAGGTTTGTATATATTATTCACATAGCTATTTTCACTGTTATCATTTTTTCCTTGAAAACCATTCATATTAGTATCATTTATAGTAGCATCATTTAAAGCATCGTTCATATTAATGTTGTCTATATTAACATCacttatttcattattactattaatatttaagttTTCATTTAGACTATTGcttgaaaatttatattttttttctaaaaaatttatgatatttttttttttttttttataataaaactttgaataattataaaataaaaaggttATCAATATTACATATAATGTTTTATTTGTTATGTTACTCATTTTTagaatactttttttatcttgaatagacaattttttaaatgaacaAATATTATcaaacataaatataaatttttctcttattaaattatttttttcttcatacaATTTTAAGATTAGCAATagaatatttcttttatattttgataataaaaaatttataaattttctatctaagttatattttattataagttcatcatcatttttaataaaattatatatttcttcaatatttatatcatattcgtttatttttaatttatttggtGGTTGctcatatttattaaaaatatcacCAATATTACTTTTAGAACTAAAACTTTTCAttgtattattaaatttaatttctttatttaattttatagaaTTATCTCTTTCTTCAAGTTTTACGTTTTTTTCATCAATTGGAAGATTAATTAATTtgcattttttaatatcatttatattattttgtattGGATTTAAGATTCCTTTTTCCtgaatatttatttgttcttctttaataatattttcattttcatcatttttcaCTTCTTTAGATTCATTCAATAAGCAAAACTCATCGTCATTTAAATAAGATTTATTATCCAAcaataatttcattaaattattataatttctttCAAAAAGTTTTAGATAATTAGGTTTCATAATATTAGCAACATAATCTGAATTTCTTTGAAtcatttgaaatttttttaaaagagaatattttaaaataaaattttttaaatcaattaaattaaagaaattatatatattatatttgcttgaactcattttattttgattattaCGAATAGTTTCTCTTTCAATTAACTTTATAACATCCTCTGCGTTCCCAATTAGCTCTTGAACTCGCGAATATTGCTGTTCAATTATGCAAGATTGAGATATAATATTttgcatatatataactgAAGAAATAATGGTTCTAGATTCAACAaacttattattttctaaagtTTTTTTACTTAGAATTAGAGTTACAATAAAAGTTATCATATCAATTAAACGAATACAAAATTTTTCTAGCATGTATAATAAACCTAATTTTATcctacaaaaataaatactgTCTAATGAtttgttaaatttttctatttctttattgTGTGTATTAAATGTATGTATAAGAGAAAAACTATTAATAGATTCttctataatattatttgattGCGCAATAATGTAACTTTCTTCTTTTGCAAATTTACGAAATAtacttgaaaaaaatatagaaatatttgaaataattataacaataaataaggacattataaataaatttacatttattttatagagaaaataaaaagacaATACAATTTTAATCATATTTCTTAACAATACAATTAAATTAGTGGTAAAAATATCAATTAATTCAGAGGAATCTATATTTAGTCTACTGATTAATTCTCCTTTCCCTTTTTTCTTGtagaaatttatatttttatttaataatacattaaataaataattttgcaATTTACATGTACTTACATATGCACATACGTTAAATATATACGATctaaaagatgaaaatagCAAACTTAAAAGAGAAactaatacataaatataaaaaggattattaaaatttaaataatttataaaagaattaaaaatttgaaagttacttttttttaaaattacaaaacTTTTATTCATTACAAAGGCTAAtgtttttgataaaaatataggaaTATATGAATCTACAACTGAGGATATAATAGTTAATAGAAATCCTGTagcaaaaatatatttactttcTCTTATTATTCTAAAAAGTTTTGTTGCATCATTTAATAAACTACTTTTACTTTTACTCTTTTCCAAAgctttataaaataaactaGACAACAAATTTCCATTTGATTTTTCATTATGTTTACTATTATTTAACAAGAATAAATAatcattattctttttagcaacatttaattttataattcttaaaaattctttttttttttttgatttataattaattttattaaaaataaatttataatttttctttccttgcaatacttttttttgttttatgaAATTGCGGAAGTGAAATTTAATAttcctcttttttttgttccaTTCAtagaattttataaaaaatatatttcttttttcattgtctttaaaaatttgtttatttttggaaaatatatttttagttaaataacatgctaaaaaaaaaaagaatgctAAATTACATAagaatttcatatttttaatactatatagtttttttgtctttataataataaatacctcattttaatttcattagtattttttttaattatttttaacataaatatttatttttcattcatttatatatataaatattcctttatcttattttttttttaaataaagattgttttcttcattattctGTGTAGTCAATTTTGTTGttttaatctttttataattaattacaATATGAAAATCTtgattattctttttttttttcttaatatacTTTCTATAtcagaatattttttattttttattttctcgtTCCTCATAcattttcttaaattatttattaaataataatttatgatttaaataatattaacttTTACATAccattaaaaaattgaatttattttttcaatgagtatttttttttatttaatttttaaaagtattGAATATGTAACagtatttcttttttttttcttttttgtttttcctgcataatataaaaatgaaaagaaatttataagCATAtgaatataagaaaaatatatatatatatatattcaaaatttcatttttttattttagatttaaagaatattttttcaaaatttaatttttttcctttttttatattaaaaatttgttaATACTTtgtaaatgaatatatttaagaagaaatgtatgttttttttttataaacaacTATTTTAGATTCCtacaaaaaagtaaaaagtaTTTATTACACtgaattttaataatttcaatTTAAGCTTTTAAATGtgattattcatttttatattagaaagttgtgttattaaaaaaaaaatataaaaaaagggTAATgcaccaaaaaaaaaaaaaaaaaaatttaataaagcatttaaaacagaaaaaaaagaaataaaagaaagaatTGATGTAATAGAAAGActaattttctaaaaaaaaaatactaaaaaatCTCTCATTTATAGAAATTATacatattaaatgaaaaaattttattactctcttttttatatatttaattttattactaaaatttttaatttataaaataaatattaaaaaattatattctaTCACAATATACATTAGTATGATTACCATGTGATATTTCACTATTTACGTTTCTCGAAATCATCAGTACGTTATCGGTTTCATTATCTTCTGTATCatttagatttttttttttttgtgttttttGGCTTTCTCCACTTGTACTTGGTCCTTCCATTGCATTTGGGTCATTAATATTATGATCTTTTGATTCTCTTTGTGCCCATCTAGTTATTGATATTAAATTTGAATTGTTTTTATCTACATCTCTATAGCATATagtttttctttcatttaaaaacatCTCATTTTCATCTGTTTCTTCGAAAAAAGAATCATCATCTATATAGAAAgtattttcatcttttagCAAGGTTTCAATATCTTGGGGTgttaaagaatatattttctcTTCAACATTTCTCAATATTGATTgcttattaatttttttagcaGAAATTCTAGCTTCAATTGCTTCTTGTTGATAACCTCTATTTTTTATGGTTGTGTAAGCTCGTTCcattgaatttaaaaaaatatcagtagtcatttttttaaaatttgttttgagaaaattataaatataatgctCAACTACTCGATAAAATCTTTCAAAAACACGAATATTTCCAAATACATAAGTAACATTTTCATAAAAAGCATACCATCGCATAAAATGATGCATAAATATAGTAATAGATACTCctttaaaaatatctatTACTCTTTTCTTGCTAATTCCGTGAACACTTGGCTTCATACTGGGTTGTGAGAGCATAGAATGTTTTGTTTGTTCTCGTAATTCTCCCCTAAATCCTGATGGAAAAAATTCATTTGATGCCATATATATACTAGAAGCCAAGTGTATACTCATTTGGCAAATAGGTAAGGAATTTTTTGGCCAAAGAAATTGATTTATGTAAGGTTGTGGACTAGTAGATGCTTCTCTTGCAACTTCTTTAACTctaagaacaaaaaaatttaaaacaaCAGGTAAAAATTTTCTGTCTATAAATTGTGATACTTTTTTATTGGAATAATAATTAGCACTAGTTACTGCT harbors:
- the ABCB4 gene encoding ABC transporter B family member 4, putative — protein: MKFLCNLAFFFFLACYLTKNIFSKNKQIFKDNEKRNIFFIKFYEWNKKKRNIKFHFRNFIKQKKVLQGKKNYKFIFNKINYKSKKKKEFLRIIKLNVAKKNNDYLFLLNNSKHNEKSNGNLLSSLFYKALEKSKSKSSLLNDATKLFRIIRESKYIFATGFLLTIISSVVDSYIPIFLSKTLAFVMNKSFVILKKSNFQIFNSFINYLNFNNPFYIYVLVSLLSLLFSSFRSYIFNVCAYVSTCKLQNYLFNVLLNKNINFYKKKGKGELISRLNIDSSELIDIFTTNLIVLLRNMIKIVLSFYFLYKINVNLFIMSLFIVIIISNISIFFSSIFRKFAKEESYIIAQSNNIIEESINSFSLIHTFNTHNKEIEKFNKSLDSIYFCRIKLGLLYMLEKFCIRLIDMITFIVTLILSKKTLENNKFVESRTIISSVIYMQNIISQSCIIEQQYSRVQELIGNAEDVIKLIERETIRNNQNKMSSSKYNIYNFFNLIDLKNFILKYSLLKKFQMIQRNSDYVANIMKPNYLKLFERNYNNLMKLLLDNKSYLNDDEFCLLNESKEVKNDENENIIKEEQINIQEKGILNPIQNNINDIKKCKLINLPIDEKNVKLEERDNSIKLNKEIKFNNTMKSFSSKSNIGDIFNKYEQPPNKLKINEYDINIEEIYNFIKNDDELIIKYNLDRKFINFLLSKYKRNILLLILKLYEEKNNLIREKFIFMFDNICSFKKLSIQDKKSILKMSNITNKTLYVILITFLFYNYSKFYYKKKKKNIINFLEKKYKFSSNSLNENLNINSNNEISDVNIDNINMNDALNDATINDTNMNGFQGKNDNSENSYVNNIYKPAKHTEYTNDLYKNNKLSSLNKYECNIEKGNLQLSKPKCINYKEILKKKKKKNFNNIFPCIIQNAIKELEILKFIDENYKYINENLMMDNMKDEKKGSTLIFENVDFYFAKYPKNKILSNINLNFSQKYTYGILCYNDSGKEYLSKLCSRLYNIKYGNILLDNENIKNVSKYILTKKISVIEEESYLFSDTIIYNILYSYNCVTKENKILSHLNYNFKLNQDNINKCIHLFLDHDFLNEDNKKKNVSKSNQEYFHNNGIVEENKDFNFKRCLMCGKKINIRLIQEQKKKKSYNKYKVHFIKKLYKEIMKVCKIVLLKDVINSYSDKFFHKINDKILSGGQKQKISLARAIIKKPQILILDEAFSALDSYNELKIFSNIKKYLPNCTIINISHKTTTINNCDYIYILKDGKIIEEGLRKKLMKNRNSEYVKKINEL